DNA sequence from the Staphylococcus epidermidis genome:
ATCGCATCTTTTACCATAGATTGATGGGTCGAAATGACTTGCCATTCGCCGTTAACATCTCTTGCCATTTGACCGATAACAACATCGGTTTCTTTGTTTTTATTAAAAGCATTCACCATTAAATCAATCCTACTAGGTAAAAACTCATCATCTGCGTCTAAAAATAAAAATGCATCAACATCTTCAGACATAGCTTCTAAGCCAACATTTCTACTTCGAGCTGCTCCTTGATTACTCTGATGAATGACTTTAATGTGTGGATGTTTTTGTTGTAATTCTGTAAGTACATGTTGTGTTTGATCAGTTGAACCATCATTGATACAAATAATCTCATAAGGCACACTAGTATCAACTGAGAGTATAGCACGTTTAATCGTTTCTTCAGCGTTATACACTGGAATAATTATTGCTAATTTCATTATTTCACCAACTTATTAATAAAATGAACTAACTGGTTAAGACTATCTTTTGAGTTATATTGATGCCAATCATTAAATAAAGATTGAAATTGCTCATCGTTATCCTGTATCGCTTGTATAATTGACTCTTCATTACTCATTTTGTATCGTTCTGGAATAGCATAATAAAATTCATTCAATCCTCTTACTTTTTCATATTGCTGTTCATCATAATTATAAATAAGTGTCGGTTTATTAAGTGCGCTTGCTTCAATAGGTAATGAGCTATAATCACTTATAATAATATCCGCCATAATTAACAATGAAGTAACGTCGATTGAATGAGAAGTTTGACAATCAACAGTCGAAGGATGCAAATGACTCAATAACGTATAATTCGGCAAGTGCCGTTCAAAGTTTTCTTTATCAATAGTACGTTGTGCTACTTGACCTTCTCTATAAGTCGGAACATATACTGCGAGTTTATTTGTAATATGATATTTCTTTTTTAATCGTTGTTGTTCTAACTTAAGATTGCTTCTAAAGTATTGGGTCAGTCTTGGAAGTCCAAACTTTAACATTTGCGATGGAGATGCATCAAACGATTGTATAAAACATTGAGCCATTTTCTCCCCACCTACCAAATAATAATCGGTAGCATCATAAACTTTTTTGTATTGTCTTACCATAGCCTTATTTTTTAAATCAACTTGATGATCAGTTAAGCCAAAATTTTTAAGCGCACCAGCAGCATGCCATGTTTGAATAACAGTTTGCCCTTTTTTCTTCTGATAGCCACCCATCATTAAATAATACGTATCTAAAATAATAATCTTTGCTTTACTTAATACTTTCATATGTCTCATAATATATTTATTTCCGGCAGGTATAAAATATGCATGATTAATGTTATTAATATCTTTCTGATATATTTTTTTACCTATAACCGTCACATGGTATCCTTCACTACATAAGGCCTCTATAATAGGCAGTATATCTTGCTTAAAGGTCATCATTATCACAATGTGCTTCGAATTTACATTAAACGGTTTAAAAACCATATTTAAAAGCACAATAGCTATGATATAAATCTTTTTAATTATCAATCTCATTTTTTCACCATCTTTAAATTTCCAATCATTATATCAAATTATAAACGATACTTACTTTCAAAGAAAATAAAAGCAAATAATTTTTAATTCACTCAAAAATTCTACTAGGAGTCTCGATATTATAAAAAAAGTAGGACTACGAATTCATCTTGAATCCATTGTCCTAACTCATAACGTCAATATAGCGTATATTAAATTTGAAATATTTCTAACAAACAATTATTATAATTTCTTTTAATAAATAAACTAAATCTTTGATAATAAGTTAAATATTAATTCGTTTTATGGTAAATCGTTAATAGAACCCTCTTGATTGACACTTTTACAAGAAGTCCGCAAAGTGATCTCTATAGCGTCTATGTAAAATAGAACCTACTATAAAGAATAAGAGAATGATAATAACGTTATATAGCATTAACTTCCAATGATCTATGAAATACCATTGATGGAACAATATCGCTGCTCGGTATGATTCTGCGATAAAATATACTGGATTAAATAACATAATTTGATGAATCAAACCACTTACGCCGTGATTTTTTGGCACCCATAAAATTGGAGACATATAAAACAATATTCTCATTAATGCTTGCATAATCATCTGCGTATCTCTAATTAAAATCCCCAAAGTGGATGTTAAAAGTGCCACCGACGATGTTAGCAAATATGCAAAAGGTACATATATAAGTAATTGTACAATGTGAATTGAAGGGATAATTCCATTGAACATACAAGCTATTATAATAATTGCTAATAATCCTAAATGACCATAGAACCTACTTGTTACAATATAAGTAGGAATGATTGAGAGTGGGAAATTCATCTTTGCCACTTGATTGAATTTCTGTGAGATTGATTTAGTTCCTTCTAAGACACCTTGATTAATAAAGAACCACATACTTATACCAACTAACAACCAAAATACAAACGGAATGCCGTGTATAGGTGCATTGCTTCTAATTCCTAAACCAAAAACAAGCCAATACACCATGATTTGTAAAGCAGGATTCAACACTTCCCATGCAATACCTAGATAGTTATTATGATTGGTAATTTTAATTTGGAATTGTGCTAGTCTTTGAATTAAATAGAAGTTTTTAATATGTTCTTTTAAAACCGTTCCAACTGCGAACATTAAACTTAACCACGCTTTCTCCTATAATAGATTATCTATCTATTGTAAATCATTAATAGTTTCTCTTTAATTTGATTCATTGAGTCCATTCTTAAATAATAACATTTAACTGTTTATCATAAGCTCATTATATTATACAATCAATTCAGTTAAAAATTGTTAGAAATTTCGTGTAAGATTTAATTTTAGAAAATGAATCACTTTCTTCACTCACTGTGTTAAATTTATTTTCAACAAAATCTTCTATTCACTTTACACTAGGTTAATAAATTTAACAACTGATGTGTTGTATATTATAATCTATATAAATGTTTATAAGGAAGGTACAAAAATGAGCGTTTCGGTAAATATTGAAAATTTAACAAAAGAATACCGTATCTATAGAAATAATAAAGATAGAATTAAAGATGCATTAATACCTAAAAACAAAAATAAAACATTTTACGCTCTGGATAACGTAAGTTTAACAGCGCATGAGGGAGATGTGATAGGCTTAGTCGGCATCAACGGTTCAGGTAAGTCTACTTTAAGTAATATGATTGGTGGCTCTATTTCACCAAGTTCCGGTGAAATAACGAGACATGGTGATGTGAGTGTCATCGCTATTAATGCAGGACTAAATGGACAATTGACAGGTGTAGAAAATATTGAATTTAAAATGCTCTGCATGGGCTTTAAAAGAAAAGAAATTAAAAAATTAATGCCGGAAATTATAGAATTTAGTGAACTCGGCGAATTTATTTATCAACCTGTTAAAAAATATTCAAGTGGTATGCGTGCAAAACTTGGATTTTCAATTAATATTACTGTTAATCCTGACATATTAGTTATTGACGAAGCATTATCAGTAGGCGATCAAACATTTACTCAAAAATGTTTAGATAAAATTTATGAATTTAAAGCGGCTAAAAAAACAATATTTTTTGTTAGTCATAATATTAGACAAGTGCGTGAATTTTGTACAAAAATCGCTTGGATTGAGGGCGGTAAACTAAAAGAATTCGGCGAACTTGAAGAAGTATTACCTGATTATGAGGCGTTTCTTAAAACTTTTAAGAAAAAATCTAAAGCAGAACAAAAGGAATTTAGAAATAAATTAGATGAGTCACGTTTTGTCGTAAAATAAATTTGAAGAAAGTAAAACTTAAACATTAAGGGAGTGCAATAAAATTCATCCGAATTGATTGCCTCCCTTTTTTTCTCTTATTTTGATTTCATTTTATATTTTTGTATTGCTACCTTTAACATAAATTTAGGAATACTTATCATTCTCCCAATACGTTTCCAATCAATAAGTACACGATATACCCACTCAATATTTAACTTTCTAAATATTTGAGGTGCTCTTTTCTTTGAGCCACTGAATACTTCAAACGACCCACCTACGCCCATCATTACAGTGTGCTTAAACTTGTCCTTATGCTTTTGAATCCATTGTTCTTGCTTTGGAAATCCCATTCCTACAAAAATGTAATCGGGATTAAAACTTGTTATACGTTTTATGACTGTTTCATCTTCTAGATGAATATAGCCATGATGATGTGCAAAGTGGATATTAGGGTATTGAGATTGAAGCTTTTTCTCTGCTGTCTCAACAATTTCATTTTTAGATCCAAGCAGATATACGCGCTGATGGCTGACATGTGCTATTTTCAGACATTCTTCAAGAAGTTCTATTCCTGGCACACGCCGTTTTAAGGGCTGTTTTAATCGCTTTGAAGCTTTTACTATTCCTGTACCATCTGGAACTACATAATCAGCTTGATTAATTAAATTTCTATATAGCTCATGTTCAGTTGCATAATCCACGATTTCAGGATTAGCAGTCACTATAAATAAATTATCATCTGTATTGCTAGATATGAATTGTTTAATATTTTCTAACATTTCCAGCATTGTAGTATTATCAAAATTTACACCTAATATGTTAATTTTATCTTTTATTCTTTGGTTTTGATACATATTCAATCCCCACTTTACAACACGTTTAAAATGCATAAATTATTTTAACACATGAAAATTTAAACAAAAAATATTTTCTAATCATTTACATCTAAAGTCTAAAGGATATCCACAGTCTTTTCATATATAATTAAATAAAGATGATTTTAACTTAAAGAAATACGAGGTTCACTCATGATTTATTTACAAAATTTTATTACTACAACTATCCAATTAAATATCTATCTTATTTTAGTTATTGGACTGCTTTACGTAATCATCCACTATTATAGAAATAAAGGTGTTAACGCTTTCTTAGATATTTATTTAAATTATATACCGGTACTTACACACGAATTTGGCCACGTCTTATTTAACAAACTCGCTGGTGGAAAGGCCAAAGATCTTGTCATTGTGACAAGCCCTAGAGAAAGAAAAGTCACTTCACAACAAGGCTATGCGATTACACAATCTAAAGGATACTTAGGTCAGTTTATTACAACTATAGGTGGGTATCTTATGCCACCATTGATGTTTTTAACTGGATTGGTATCTATTCACTATCAATATCCAAGTATATTTATTACTATATATTTATTTATTTTTATATATTATTTGTTTATTACTTCCCGTAAACTATCACCTTTGATTGTCATTATACTCATCTCAAGTTTACTCTATTTAGTATTTAAACAAGACCATCAATGGTTCATTTACGACATTGTCACATTAAGTTACCATTTTATTTTAGGCGTACTTTTAGGTGAAATATTACAATCCTCATGGACGATTTTTCGTCTTACCTTTCAACGACCTAAACCTTCTTGGGATGGCAGTGCTTTAACGAAAGTTACTCGAGTACCCACCTTTATCTTTAGTTTAGTGTGGATATTATTCAATCTCTATACTGTGTATTTATTAATCAAATACACAATACTATAAATACGATAAATAGATTTTATCATCATGTACATTGAATTAGTAAGCACATTCTAACAAAGAGACAGTGACTTAAAACGCTTATTACAAACACACTTTAAATCCTTTCACTAAATGCCAATATCTTAAAAATGCCTAGGAAATTAATCCTAGGCTCTTTTTATCGTTTATTTTTCTGCAAAAATATTCATCGCATTTTCATAGCTTAAAATTGTTACAATATCATTCCTCTTAAGAATAATAACCTTATTGGTATCATCTTTGGATACAATTTCAACTGTATTTCCAATATAAATATCCTTACTTGATAAGTAAACTAACAACTCTGTCTTATCACGAACTCGTCGTACAGTAACACGTTCTCCAGGTTCAAAATTAAGAATTGACGTAGTAAAAATTTCTTTATATTGATCACCTCTAGGAATGACGCCTCCATGAGGGCATGTTTTCGGAAAATTTAAAATCTTATCTAAACGCTCTACAAATAAATCTGATATCCGATGTTCAAGTATTTCAGCTTCTTGATGAACCTCTTCCCAATTATATTGTAAAATTTCTATTAAAAATAATTCTAGTAATCGATGTCGTTTTATGATGTCTAACGTTTGCTTTAACCCTTCTTCAGTTAAACGGGCACCTTTATAATGTTTTGTTTCAACATAGCCTTCCTTTTCTAAACGCCCTACCATTTCACTTACTGATGGTGGTTTGATATTTAAAAATTGCGATAGTTTTTTATTTGATACAAAGGACACGTCGCCATCATTAGTCAAAATTGCTTTCAAATAATCCTCTTTTTCTTCAGTTAACATCGTTTCACCTCACACATTCACTTTATTGTACCATGAATTAACTTGACATGTTAAAACTTTAGAGTATATTATAAAATAAATTAGGTTAACCTAAACTTTTTATTAGGAGGTTTTAATTATTGCTCGAAGTGAATCATTTGAATTTATTTTTGGGAAAAAAGCACATTCTTAAAGATATTACATTCTCATTACCTATAAATGGTGAAATCATTGGTATTGTAGGACCTAATGGTGCCGGTAAATCATCTCTTCTCAAAGCATTTATCGGAGAATTTAAAGCGACCGGTAAACATACATTATATGATCACCCTATACATACACAACTTAGATATATTACATATATCCCACAAAAAGCTCATATTGATTTAGATTTTCCTATAAAAGTGGATCAAGTGATACTATCAGGATGTTATGAAGACATTGGATGGTTTAAAAAAGCAAGTGTAGTTGAAAAAACGAAACTTAACCAATTACTTAATGATTTAGAACTCGACCATATACGCCATCGACAAATTGCAGAATTAAGTGGTGGACAATTGCAACGTGTTCTTGTTGCAAGAGCACTTATGAGTAATAGTGATATTTATTGTTTAGACGAACCTTTTGTTGGCATCGACATTTATAGCGAACAACTTATTATGAAGAAAATTAAACATTTAAGACATATGGGTAAATTGATTTTAATTGTTCATCATGACTTATCAAAAGCAGATCAATATTTTGACCGCATTTTATTATTAAATCAATCGTTGCAGTTTTTAGGGCCAACAAAAGAAGCATTATCATCTGAACGATTAAATGCAACTTTCATTAATTACAAAGATGATTCGCTTTTAACACTATCCTCACAAGGGAGTACGAATTAGATGTTAGATTTCATTAACCATTTGCTTAGTTATCAATTTTTAAATCGTGCATTAATCACATCTATTTTAGTTGGGATTGTATGTGGAACGATGGGTAGCATTATTGTTTTACGTGGTCTTTCTTTAATGGGTGATGCCATGAGTCATGCTGTTTTACCAGGTGTTGCTTTATCTTTCTTATTTAATATTCCAATGTTTATCGGGGCACTTGTAACGGGAATGCTTGCAAGTTTGTTTATTGGTTTTATTACTTCAAACAGTAAAACAAAACCAGATGCTGCAATAGGAATAAGTTTCACTGCATTCCTAGCATCTGGCGTCATAATTATTAGTTTAATCAATAGTACAACAGATTTATATCACA
Encoded proteins:
- the tarA gene encoding N-acetylglucosaminyldiphosphoundecaprenol N-acetyl-beta-D-mannosaminyltransferase TarA, with the translated sequence MYQNQRIKDKINILGVNFDNTTMLEMLENIKQFISSNTDDNLFIVTANPEIVDYATEHELYRNLINQADYVVPDGTGIVKASKRLKQPLKRRVPGIELLEECLKIAHVSHQRVYLLGSKNEIVETAEKKLQSQYPNIHFAHHHGYIHLEDETVIKRITSFNPDYIFVGMGFPKQEQWIQKHKDKFKHTVMMGVGGSFEVFSGSKKRAPQIFRKLNIEWVYRVLIDWKRIGRMISIPKFMLKVAIQKYKMKSK
- a CDS encoding metal ABC transporter ATP-binding protein, whose product is MLEVNHLNLFLGKKHILKDITFSLPINGEIIGIVGPNGAGKSSLLKAFIGEFKATGKHTLYDHPIHTQLRYITYIPQKAHIDLDFPIKVDQVILSGCYEDIGWFKKASVVEKTKLNQLLNDLELDHIRHRQIAELSGGQLQRVLVARALMSNSDIYCLDEPFVGIDIYSEQLIMKKIKHLRHMGKLILIVHHDLSKADQYFDRILLLNQSLQFLGPTKEALSSERLNATFINYKDDSLLTLSSQGSTN
- the tagH gene encoding teichoic acids export ABC transporter ATP-binding subunit TagH, whose amino-acid sequence is MSVSVNIENLTKEYRIYRNNKDRIKDALIPKNKNKTFYALDNVSLTAHEGDVIGLVGINGSGKSTLSNMIGGSISPSSGEITRHGDVSVIAINAGLNGQLTGVENIEFKMLCMGFKRKEIKKLMPEIIEFSELGEFIYQPVKKYSSGMRAKLGFSINITVNPDILVIDEALSVGDQTFTQKCLDKIYEFKAAKKTIFFVSHNIRQVREFCTKIAWIEGGKLKEFGELEEVLPDYEAFLKTFKKKSKAEQKEFRNKLDESRFVVK
- the tarB gene encoding teichoic acid glycerol-phosphate primase TarB; its protein translation is MRLIIKKIYIIAIVLLNMVFKPFNVNSKHIVIMMTFKQDILPIIEALCSEGYHVTVIGKKIYQKDINNINHAYFIPAGNKYIMRHMKVLSKAKIIILDTYYLMMGGYQKKKGQTVIQTWHAAGALKNFGLTDHQVDLKNKAMVRQYKKVYDATDYYLVGGEKMAQCFIQSFDASPSQMLKFGLPRLTQYFRSNLKLEQQRLKKKYHITNKLAVYVPTYREGQVAQRTIDKENFERHLPNYTLLSHLHPSTVDCQTSHSIDVTSLLIMADIIISDYSSLPIEASALNKPTLIYNYDEQQYEKVRGLNEFYYAIPERYKMSNEESIIQAIQDNDEQFQSLFNDWHQYNSKDSLNQLVHFINKLVK
- a CDS encoding ABC transporter permease; translation: MFAVGTVLKEHIKNFYLIQRLAQFQIKITNHNNYLGIAWEVLNPALQIMVYWLVFGLGIRSNAPIHGIPFVFWLLVGISMWFFINQGVLEGTKSISQKFNQVAKMNFPLSIIPTYIVTSRFYGHLGLLAIIIIACMFNGIIPSIHIVQLLIYVPFAYLLTSSVALLTSTLGILIRDTQMIMQALMRILFYMSPILWVPKNHGVSGLIHQIMLFNPVYFIAESYRAAILFHQWYFIDHWKLMLYNVIIILLFFIVGSILHRRYRDHFADFL
- a CDS encoding M50 family metallopeptidase — protein: MIYLQNFITTTIQLNIYLILVIGLLYVIIHYYRNKGVNAFLDIYLNYIPVLTHEFGHVLFNKLAGGKAKDLVIVTSPRERKVTSQQGYAITQSKGYLGQFITTIGGYLMPPLMFLTGLVSIHYQYPSIFITIYLFIFIYYLFITSRKLSPLIVIILISSLLYLVFKQDHQWFIYDIVTLSYHFILGVLLGEILQSSWTIFRLTFQRPKPSWDGSALTKVTRVPTFIFSLVWILFNLYTVYLLIKYTIL
- a CDS encoding metal-dependent transcriptional regulator, producing MLTEEKEDYLKAILTNDGDVSFVSNKKLSQFLNIKPPSVSEMVGRLEKEGYVETKHYKGARLTEEGLKQTLDIIKRHRLLELFLIEILQYNWEEVHQEAEILEHRISDLFVERLDKILNFPKTCPHGGVIPRGDQYKEIFTTSILNFEPGERVTVRRVRDKTELLVYLSSKDIYIGNTVEIVSKDDTNKVIILKRNDIVTILSYENAMNIFAEK